A window of Solanum stenotomum isolate F172 chromosome 3, ASM1918654v1, whole genome shotgun sequence contains these coding sequences:
- the LOC125858670 gene encoding uncharacterized protein LOC125858670 yields the protein NGVKFRLSKSKEREEEEHIFTVRIWIVRERKMETLRQIRAKNSYFLLLSLLWITLLSSSISATSPLSQSDQGTEQHATSPAQDKSQVHEVHCSRERSRAAWKVVEEYLMPFVEKEKYELPRQCRLHPSNDLFRDQEEHKIHLDVNEWRCGYCRKSFRAEKFLDQHFDNRHSNLLDVGHSKCLADVCGALHCDLVMEIKSKKTKCNPAAAARNRHFCEGLADKCFPANQSPSSTRLHELFLRQFCDAHACSGGGKPFSRGGKKHINRFYLAASVLTLMLLPLFYLIVYLYQSEIKRGTQELKRIAKVGRKAKPS from the exons aatggAGTCAAGTTTCGTCTCAGCAAAAGCAAAGAAAGGGAGGAAGAAGAACATATATTCACTGTGCGAATTTGGATAGTGAGAGAAAGGAAAATGGAGACTCTACGCCAAATTCGAGCTAAGAAttcatattttcttcttctttctcttctatGGATCACTCTTCTCTCTTCATCCATATCCGCAACTTCACCTCTTTCTCAGTCAGatcag GGTACAGAGCAGCATGCGACAAG TCCCGCACAAGACAAATCACAAGTTCACGAAGTTCATTGCTCCAGAGAGAGAAGCCGGGCTGCCTGGAAAGTTGTTGAGGAG TACTTAATGCCCTTTGTAGAAAAAGAGAAGTATGAGCTTCCTAGGCAGTGTAGACTTCATCCAAGTAATGATCTTTTCAGAGATCAGGAGGAACATAAAATTCATCTTGATGTGAATGAATGGCGCTGTGGATACTGTAGAAAAAGCTTTCGGGCTGAAAAATTTCTTGATCAGCATTTTGACAACAGGCATTCCAATCTTCTAGACGTT GGTCACAGCAAATGCCTGGCAGATGTATGTGGAGCTTTGCATTGTGACCTTGTGATGGAAATCAAATCCAAGAAGACCAAGTGTAATCCTGCGGCAGCAGCACGAAATCGTCATTTCTGTGAG GGTCTTGCAGACAAATGTTTTCCTGCTAATCAGAGTCCATCGTCAACTCGTCTTCATG AACTATTCTTACGCCAATTCTGTGATGCTCACGCTTGCTCGGGGGGTGGAAAACCATTTTCTAGAGGAGGAAAG AAGCATATAAATCGGTTCTACTTGGCAGCTTCAGTATTGACGTTGATGCTGCTCCCTCTATTTTACCTTATTGTCTATTTGTACCAAAG TGAAATCAAAAGGggaactcaagaacttaagCGCATAGCAAAAGTTGGAAGAAAAGCAAAACCTTCTTAG
- the LOC125859553 gene encoding uncharacterized protein LOC125859553, with product MLRSTFTPILTAFPSKAKMPRNYSNTIITAITKTPQPVRQNASMENMLLQQHTPTSAYVHLPFCRKRCHYCDFPIVALGSSSPYGDDDPRIINYIDFLCREIKATSIPSDYKSPLETVFFGGGTPSLVPPRLVSLVMETLDAKFGVCSDAEISIEMDPGTFDAKKLKDLMKLGVNRVSLGVQAFQEELLRSCGRAHGVQEIHEAIDIVGSCNVENWSVDLISSLPHQKPHMWEQSLSLTIQAKPTHVSVYDLQVEQDTKFASLYTAGEFPLPSENQAADFYRMASEMLRDAGYEHYEISSYCKSGYQCKHNYTYWINKPFYAFGLGSASYLNGLRFSRPRKLKDYMGYVQNLENGLVNCSQDSKVDAQDIAMDVVMLSLRTARGLDLKSFGSSTILSLCEVYKPHIESGHVVCLDEQRREISPEEFSSLLSEGNKINEVLAYIRLSDPDGFLLSNELISLAFNVLAP from the exons ATGCTGAGATCAACTTTCACTCCCATATTAACGGCTTTTCCCTCTAAGGCCAAAATGCCCCGCAACTACTCGAACACAATTATCACTGCAATAACAAAAACCCCACAACCTGTTCGACAAAATGCCTCAATGGAGAATATGTTGCTACAACAGCATACTCCAACCTCAGCTTACGTTCACCTCCCGTTCTGTCGAAAGCGCTGTCACTACTGCGACTTCCCCATCGTCGCATTGGGGTCATCTTCACCTTATGGTGATGACGACCCTCGAATTATTAACTACATTGATTTCCTATGCAGAGAAATTAAAGCCACTTCAATACCTTCCGACTACAAGTCACCTCTTGAAACCGTCTTTTTTGGTGGAGGTACACCTTCACTTGTACCACCAAGATTAGTATCTCTAGTCATGGAGACGTTGGACGCTAAATTCGGGGTGTGTTCTGATGCTGAAATTTCAATAGAAATGGATCCTGGTACATTTGATgctaaaaaattgaaagatttgatgAAGTTGGGAGTTAATAGAGTGTCGCTAGGAGTTCAAGCATTCCAGGAGGAGTTGCTTAGGAGTTGTGGGAGAGCGCACGGTGTACAGGAAATTCATGAGGCTATTGACATTGTTGGATCATGTAATGTTGAGAATTGGAGTGTGGACCTTATATCTTCACTTCCTCATCAGAAACCACATATGTGGGAACAAAGCTTGAGCCTCACTATTCAAGCAAAGCCGACACATGTGTCAGTTTACGATTTACAAGTTGAGCAAGATACAAAGTTTGCATCTTT GTATACAGCTGGGGAATTTCCTCTGCCTTCTGAAAATCAAGCTGCTGATTTTTACAGAATGGCCTCTGAAATGCTAAGAGATGCTGGTTATGAGCACTATGAGATAAGTAGCTACTGCAAAAGTGGTTATCAATGCAAGCACAATTACACATACTGGATAAACAAACCTTTTTATGCTTTTGGACTTGGGTCAGCCAGTTATCTTAATGGACTAAGGTTTTCAAGGCCGAGGAAGCTGAAAGATTACATGGGTTATGTGCAAAATCTGGAGAATGGACTAGTGAATTGTTCCCAGGACAGTAAAGTAGATGCCCAAGACATAGCAATGGATGTTGTTATGCTGTCTTTGAGAACTGCTCGAGGGTTGGATTTGAAGTCATTTGGCAGCTCGACTATTCTCTCCCTCTGTGAGGTCTATAAGCCTCATATTGAGAGTGGGCATGTTGTCTGCTTGGATGAGCAAAGGAGGGAAATCTCCCCAGAAGAATTCAGCTCTTTGTTATCTGAAGGGAACAAGATCAATGAGGTGTTGGCATATATCAGGCTTAGTGACCCTGATGGTTTCTTATTATCTAATGAGTTAATATCCCTCGCGTTCAATGTGTTAGCTCCATAA